From Lolium perenne isolate Kyuss_39 chromosome 5, Kyuss_2.0, whole genome shotgun sequence, a single genomic window includes:
- the LOC127299397 gene encoding uncharacterized protein gives MVCMAGHFKMASVLKLVMMENHATPDEVINEKSASHILHKQLLGAHEPNLLDEDDMHIFGSKPMADPLDLVCCDTCQKPVKASQYAPHAERCSSRMVNPNDSMGVEDNTDPMKPPKKGRKIKLISNGNKKVYIKVKAKSQSENKNNVNDFNLTNGNMNKPLSSTADQRLKAAISCPESRFQDVPAPLATKMYHSQGNYRLRFELGQLYRESCTEQSQNYASGTSLYSSQVNGLIPCDHSVLHGSGNSVTDGAPNNFKPKTKHLDQLPATTYELCSGIPQQLSASGPSRLQATQSQRADTQVSAVRNESARSRSNKAAVPSSKSTGKKKTQQQLLPEIRSSLE, from the exons ATGGTTTGCATGGCTGGACATTTTAAAATGGCTTCTGTGCTgaagcttgtgatgatggaaaatcaTGCTACACCAG ATGAGGTGATCAATGAGAAGAGTGCTTCACATATCCTACACAAGCAACTTCTAGGTGCACATGAACCAAATTTACTTGATGAGGATG ATATGCATATATTTGGATCAAAACCTATGGCTGATCCACTGGATCTG GTCTGCTGCGATACATGCCAGAAGCCTGTTAAGGCCAGCCAGTATGCACCTCATGCAG AGAGGTGTAGCTCAAGGATGGTAAACCCAAACGATTCAATGGGTGTAGAAGACAATACTGACCCTATGAAGCCTCCAAAGAAGGGCAGAAAAATAAAGCTGATAAGCAATGGAA ATAAAAAGGTGTATATAAAAGTGAAAGCAAAGTCTCAATCTGAAAATAAGAACAATGTCAATGACTTCAATTTGACCAATGGAAACATGAACAAGCCTTTAAGTTCTACTGCTGACCAAA GGTTGAAAGCTGCCATCAGTTGCCCTGAAAGTCGCTTCCAAG ATGTGCCAGCTCCTCTTGCCACAAAAATGTATCATTCACAGGGCAACTACCGGCTTCGATTCGAGCTTGGTCAGCTTTACCGTGAATCATGCACAGAGCAGTCACAGAACTATGCAAGTGGCACAAGTCTATACTCGTCACAGGTTAACGGGTTGATACCGTGTGATCATTCAGTATTACATGGTTCTGGTAATTCAGTAACAGATGGTGCTCCGAACAACTTTAAACCTAAAACAAAG CATCTGGACCAGCTTCCTGCAACCACATACGAATTGTGCTCAGGAATCCCTCAGCAATTATCAGCAAGCGGGCCAAGCCGTCTGCAGGCAACCCAATCTCAAAGAGCGGATACCCAAGTATCTGCAGTTAGAAATGAATCTGCAAGAAGCAGATCCAACAAAGCGGCAGTTCCGTCTTCAAAAAGCACAG GTAAAAAGAAGACGCAGCAGCAACTGTTACCTGAAATCAGATCCTCGTTAGAGTAA
- the LOC127299398 gene encoding protein RTF1 homolog, protein MPDPNLDDLLLQAAGRTVGKGSQSRQPNQRWQQPGRRREGSYSGGSGSDGSDDGDSDSDVAPSHPRKRLPPGSQVPLKKRHQTEKGGGRGGYDDEDLDDEGRRSGGEDSDSAPSVGSDLYKDDDDKEQLESMTELQREMILAERSTRIDDYKLKKLARASSSKTEKARKDSPPPPLSRSRASTRTDRSATKSALDELRAKRMRQQDPEGYRNRFKDLVAKPGSPTRRRAGSPPSDGSNERTNGHGGVADDGREDEFDESPSRLDPLKFDDVKSITLRRSKLVKWFMEPFFEELVAGCFVRLGIGKTKNGTPKYRLCIVRNVDASDPDRKYKLESYTTCKYLNVVWDNEANAARWQMAQVSDSPVLEEEFKEWLQEAEKNGVRIPTRQEVLEKKEGIKEAYNYVYSADTVQKMLQAKKSAVRRPMNVAAEKDRLRDQLEMALVRRDEAEAERIRAKLNQLQKIAQPLSTNEKAAKLEEMNRKNRAENFKNASEMKAVNTSLKAGEAGYDPFSRRWTRSRNYFAGKPGGEAEGDNGEAANGNDGNVMADKEDVKSGVRVGTVVTASALVAAAEAGKLVDTNAPLDLGTETNPLHNFELPISLAVLQEYGGPKGLFEGYMARKQKIEATMGYKIPDNDGRRHALTLSVSDYKRRRGLL, encoded by the coding sequence ATGCCGGATCCTAACCTGGACGATCTGCTCCTGCAGGCCGCGGGGCGGACTGTGGGGAAGGGCAGCCAGTCCCGGCAGCCCAACCAGCGCTGGCAGCAGCCTGGCCGCCGCAGGGAAGGCTCCTACTCGGGCGGGAGCGGCTCCGATGGCTCCGACGACGGCGACTCCGACTCGGACGTCGCGCCCAGCCACCCGCGCAAGCGCCTGCCGCCGGGCTCGCAGGTGCCGCTCAAGAAGAGGCACCAGACGGAGAAGGGCGGGGGCAGGGGAGGGTACGACGACGAGGACCTCGACGACGAGGGCAGGCGGAGCGGGGGCGAGGACTCCGACAGCGCGCCGTCCGTCGGGAGCGACCTGTACAAGGACGACGACGACAAGGAGCAGCTGGAGAGCATGACGGAGCTGCAGAGGGAGATGATCCTCGCGGAGCGGAGCACCAGGATCGACGACTACAAGCTCAAGAAGCTGGCGCGGGCCTCCTCCTCCAAGACGGAGAAGGCCCGCAAGGACAGCCCTCCCCCGCCGCTCAGCCGCTCGCGCGCCTCCACCCGGACCGACAGGTCCGCCACCAAGAGCGCCCTCGACGAGCTTCGGGCCAAGAGGATGAGGCAGCAGGATCCCGAGGGGTACCGCAACAGGTTCAAGGATCTGGTCGCCAAGCCCGGCTCGCCTACTAGGCGTAGGGCTGGGAGCCCCCCCAGCGACGGCAGCAATGAAAGGACCAATGGCCATGGAGGGGTTGCTGATGATGGTCGGGAAGACGAGTTTGACGAATCGCCGAGCAGGCTTGACCCTCTCAAGTTTGATGATGTCAAGAGCATAACCCTTCGGAGGTCGAAGCTCGTGAAATGGTTCATGGAACCCTTCTTTGAGGAGCTTGTAGCTGGGTGCTTTGTGCGGCTTGGGATCGGCAAGACAAAAAATGGCACCCCAAAGTACAGGCTGTGCATTGTTAGGAACGTGGATGCGAGTGACCCGGATCGCAAGTACAAGCTCGAGAGTTACACTACGTGCAAGTATCTCAATGTCGTATGGGATAACGAAGCCAATGCTGCTCGCTGGCAGATGGCTCAGGTCTCTGATTCTCCGGTCCTCGAAGAAGAGTTCAAGGAGTGGCTTCAAGAGGCTGAAAAGAATGGTGTGCGCATACCGACTCGGCAGGAAGTGCTGGAGAAGAAAGAAGGCATTAAGGAGGCCTACAACTACGTGTATTCAGCGGATACTGTACAAAAGATGCTGCAAGCGAAGAAATCAGCTGTGAGACGCCCCATGAATGTTGCTGCTGAGAAGGATAGGTTGAGGGATCAGTTGGAGATGGCCCTGGTCCGGAGGGATGAAGCAGAAGCAGAAAGGATCCGAGCTAAGCTGAATCAGCTGCAGAAGATCGCGCAGCCACTGTCAACTAATGAGAAGGCTGCAAAGTTGGAGGAGATGAACAGGAAGAACCGTGCTGAGAATTTCAAGAATGCATCAGAAATGAAAGCTGTCAATACGAGTCTGAAGGCTGGAGAGGCTGGTTATGATCCTTTCTCAAGGAGGTGGACAAGGTCGCGAAATTATTTTGCGGGAAAGCCGGGAGGAGAAGCAGAAGGAGATAATGGTGAAGCCGCCAATGGGAACGATGGTAATGTAATGGCTGATAAGGAAGATGTGAAGAGTGGGGTGCGAGTTGGTACAGTAGTCACTGCTTCAGCTCTAGTAGCAGCAGCTGAAGCTGGGAAGCTGGTTGATACAAATGCACCTTTGGATCTCGGGACAGAAACGAACCCACTGCATAATTTCGAACTCCCGATATCACTAGCTGTTCTGCAAGAGTATGGTGGGCCCAAAGGTCTGTTCGAAGGCTACATGGCGAGGAAGCAGAAGATAGAAGCGACGATGGGTTACAAGATCCCCGACAATGATGGAAGGAGGCACGCGTTAACTCTCTCCGTGAGTGACTACAAGAGGCGACGTGGTCTCCTCTGA
- the LOC127299396 gene encoding uncharacterized protein, protein MAAAAAGARSRVAFVLVDGIGDVTIPSLGGRTPLEAAAAPQLDAVASAGVVGLMDPVEPGLACGSDTAHLSLLGYDPRVYYRGRGAFESMGAGLAMAPGDIAFKSNFATLDESTGVIVSRRADRHFEEEGPILCAALDGMKLPSFPGYEVRVRYATEHRCGVVVKGPRLSGNISGTDPLKDNRLHLKAQPLDDSEEAKNTADVVNELSKEITRILVSQPINAKRAAEGKNIANVVLLRGCGIRIEVPSFETKHGLAPCMVAPTKIIAGLGLSLGIDILEAPGATGDYRTLLTSKAKAIAKALSAPLDTPPRVFVPGEDEYKGGRENGYDFGFLHIKAIDDAGHDKAVKLKVRGLEAVDRAIGQLARLLWEAEKSGHYQYFLCVTGDHSTPVEYGDHSFEPVPFAICRLRDFVGAIGEDNVMNTPLDDFPLPSVKSGEDLTDSSEPAECKPAECKAFSGDIVCEYTEIAAARGCLGRFPGSEMMGIIKKFMKAKNE, encoded by the exons atggcggcggcggcggcgggggctagGAGCAGGGTGGCGTTCGTGCTGGTGGACGGGATCGGGGACGTGACCATCCCGTCGCTGGGGGGGAGGACGccgctggaggcggcggcggcgccgcagCTGGACGCGGTGGCGTCGGCCGGGGTGGTCGGCCTCATGGACCCCGTGGAGCCGGGGCTCGCCTGCGGCAGCGACACGGCGCACCTCTCCCTCCTGGGGTATGACCCGCGGGTGTACTACCGCGGCCGTGGCGCGTTCGAgtccatgggcgccggcctcgcCATGGCCCCCGGCGACATCGCCTTCAAG TCGAACTTTGCTACACTGGACGAAAGCACGGGGGTTATCGTCAGCAGGAGGGCGGACAGGCACTTCGAGGAGGAAGGCCCAATACTCTGTGCTGCATTAGATGGGATGAAGCTCCCATCGTTTCCCGGATATGAAGTGAGAGTCAG GTACGCTACTGAGCACAGATGTGGCGTGGTTGTGAAAGGGCCAAGGCTGAGCGGAAACATTTCCGGAACTGACCCGTTGAAGGACAACCGCTTGCATCTCAAGGCTCAGCCTTTGGACGATTCAGAAGAAGCTAAAAACACCGCGGATGTGGTTAATGAGCTTTCCAAGGAGATCACACGTATACTGGTTTCTCAACCCATCAATGCCAAGCGTGCAGCCGAGGGGAAGAATATTGCTAATGTTGTGCTGTTGCGAGGCTGTGGTATTCGGATTGAG GTACCTTCCTTTGAAACCAAGCATGGACTCGCACCATGCATGGTAGCTCCTACCAAGATCATAGCCGGGCTGGGGCTGTCGTTGGGCATTGATATCCTTGAAGCACCTGGAGCAACCGGAGATTATCGAACTCTCTTAACTTCCAAGGCAAAAGCTATAGCCAAGGCACTCTCTGCTCCTCTGGACACACCACCTCGTGTTTTTGTGCCTGGAGAGGATGAATATAAAGGAGGTAGAGAAAATGGATACGACTTTGGGTTCTTGCACATCAAG GCTATTGATGATGCTGGCCATGACAAGGCTGTCAAATTAAAGGTGCGAGGTCTGGAAGCTGTTGACCGGGCTATTGGTCAGCTTGCAAGGCTCCTGTGGGAAGCTGAGAAGTCAGGGCACTACCAATACTTCCTCTGCGTCACTGGAGACCACTCTACTCCTGTTGAGTACGGTGACCATAGCTTCGAACCTGTCCCGTTTGCTATATGCCGGCTGAGAGATTTTGTGGGAGCCATTGGGGAGGACAATGTAATGAACACCCCCCTTGATGATTTCCCGCTGCCTTCGGTTAAATCTGGAGAAGATTTAACTGATAGTTCAGAACCAGCAGAATGCAAGCCTGCTGAGTGTAAAGCTTTTAGTGGCGATATTGTGTGCGAGTACACGGAGATTGCTGCTGCGAGGGGCTGCCTTGGGCGATTCCCTGGAAGTGAGATGATGGGCATCATCAAGAAGTTCATGAAAGCAAAGAACGAGTAA